The segment TTATCAACCCTACAGATTCAGATGCAGTTGTAAGTTCAGTTAAAGCAGCTAATAGAAATAAAATTCCAGTAGTTACTCTTGATAGAGCAGCAAATGGTGGAGAGGTTGTATCACACGTAGCATCTGACAATGTATTAGGTGGAGAGATGGCAGGAAACTTCATAGTTGAAAAACTTGGTGGAAAGGGTAAAGTTGTAGAACTTGAAGGAATCCCTGGTACTACTGCTGCAAGAGATAGAGGAACTGGATTTAATAAAGCTGTCAATGGAAAACTTGAAGTTGTAGCTAAACAAGCAGCTGACTTTGATAGAACAAAAGGATTAAATGTAATGGAAAATATTTTACAAGCTCAACCTGAAATTCAAGCTGTATTTGCTCACAATGATGAGATGGCACTTGGAGCATTAAAAGCTATTGAAGCATCTGGAAGAGATATATTTGTAGTTGGTTTTGATGCTACTGATGATGCTGTTGCTGCTGTAAAAGAGGGTAAACTTGCTGCAACAGTTGCACAAAAACCTGCTGAAATAGGGGCTATCGGTGTTGAAGTTGCTGATAAGATAGTTAAAAAACAAGCTGTTGAAAAGAATGTGCCAGTAGAACTTGAATTAGTTAAATAGATTTTTATTGAGGCTGTTGTAAATTGATGATTTAGTATCATTGATTTGCTCAGCCTCTTTTTATTTTTATAAAAAAAATATAGAGCACTTTTTTATAATTTCTTCCTGCTATATCCACTATTCAATTCTATTAAAAGAGCATTTCTAATATCTTGTAGTAAAAAATAAATTTTAATTAAAAATAGAAAAAAACTAGCTAGTAAGAATATTTATGATATAATATAAAAATATATATTTTTTGTTTAATGTAAAAAGTAAAAAAACTGAAGGAGGAAATTTATGGAACAAATATCTCAAATCATAGGAACAGTGAATAATCTCCTGTATTCCTATGTGCTAATTGCATTGCTTTTAGTTTTAGGAACTTATTTCTCAATCAAAACAGGATTTATTCAAGTAAGATATGTTGGGGAAATGTTTAGACTTTTAGGGGGGAAAAATTCAAAAAGTAAAAACGGAATCTCTTCTTTCCAAGCTTTTTGTATTTCAATAGCTTCTTGTGTAGGAACAGGAAACCTTGCAGGAGTTGCCATTGCCATAGTAATTGGAGGACCAGGAGCAGTTTTCTGGATGTGGCTTATAGCTTTAATTGGAATGTGTTCAAGTTTAGTTGAATGTACATTAGCTCAAATGTATAAAATAAAAGATGGAGATCATTTTAGAGGTGGACCAGCTTACTATATGGAGAAAGCTTTAAAAAAGAGATGGATGGGAGTTGTTTTCTCAATACTTATCTCTATAACATATGGTTTAGTATTTAACTCAGTCCAATCAAATACTTTAGCTTCAGCTTTTAATAAAGCTTTTGGAATTGATCAACTTTATGTAGGAATAGTCTTAGCAGTAGTTACAGCTGTAATTATTTTTGGGGGAATTAAAAGAATAGCCCATGTTGCTGAAGTATTAGTTCCAGTAATGGCAGTAGCTTATATTTTAGTAGCAATATTTATTGTTATAAAAAATATTGCTATGATCCCTTCTATTTTATCACTGATTTTTTCTAGTGCATTTGGATTGAAACCAGTGACAGGAGGGTTATTTGGAACTGTTATAATGCAAGGAATTAAGAGAGGATTATTTTCAAATGAGGCAGGAATGGGATCTGCTCCAAATGCAGCAGCTACATCAGATGTATCTCATCCTGTTAAACAAGGATTAGTTCAAGCTCTTGGAGTATTTACAGATACAGTAATAATTTGTTCTTGTACAGCTTTTATAATACTAATTTCAGAAGGGTACACTTCAGGAAATGTTACTGGAATTCAATTAACTCAAGATGCAATAGTTTCTGAAGTTGGTTCGTGGGGAGCAATATTTATAGCTGCTTGTATACTGTTTTTTGCATTTTCATCAGTAATTGGGAATTATTATTATGGAGAAACTAATATTGAATTTATAAAAGCTAATAAAAATTGGTTAACAGTTTATAGAGTTGCAGTTGTTCTAATGGTTTTATATGGTTGTATCACAGATTTGCCATTTGTATGGAACTTAGCAGATCTGTTTATGGGACTAATGGCAACAATGAATCTATTAACAATAGCAGTTCTTGCTAAATTTGCTTTTGCAGCTATCAAAGATTATGAAAAACAGAGAAAAGCTGGAAAAGATCCAGTATTTAAAGCTAATAGTATTCCAGAATTAAAAAATACAGAGTGTTGGGATGATTAAAATTACTCTGTTATCAATTATTAATTTTTAACTTAGATTAAGGCTGAAAGAATTTTAAAATTTTTTCAGCCTTTCTTTATGTTTAAGGAAATTAAAAAACTACACCCTTTATATATGAGTGTAGTCCTAAATTTTAGCTTTATAATTAATTACATCTCTTTTACTCTATCAGCTAATAATTTACCAACTTTAAATTTAACAGCTTTCTTACCAGGAATAGTCATTCTTTCTTTAGTTTGAGGATTTC is part of the Fusobacterium varium genome and harbors:
- a CDS encoding alanine:cation symporter family protein codes for the protein MEQISQIIGTVNNLLYSYVLIALLLVLGTYFSIKTGFIQVRYVGEMFRLLGGKNSKSKNGISSFQAFCISIASCVGTGNLAGVAIAIVIGGPGAVFWMWLIALIGMCSSLVECTLAQMYKIKDGDHFRGGPAYYMEKALKKRWMGVVFSILISITYGLVFNSVQSNTLASAFNKAFGIDQLYVGIVLAVVTAVIIFGGIKRIAHVAEVLVPVMAVAYILVAIFIVIKNIAMIPSILSLIFSSAFGLKPVTGGLFGTVIMQGIKRGLFSNEAGMGSAPNAAATSDVSHPVKQGLVQALGVFTDTVIICSCTAFIILISEGYTSGNVTGIQLTQDAIVSEVGSWGAIFIAACILFFAFSSVIGNYYYGETNIEFIKANKNWLTVYRVAVVLMVLYGCITDLPFVWNLADLFMGLMATMNLLTIAVLAKFAFAAIKDYEKQRKAGKDPVFKANSIPELKNTECWDD
- the rbsB gene encoding ribose ABC transporter substrate-binding protein RbsB; amino-acid sequence: MTKFKKLFGLAGIFLAFAASASAERIGLVISTQNNPFFVTLKEGAEAKAKELGHDLIVLDSQDNPAKELGNVEDLLVKGVDVLLINPTDSDAVVSSVKAANRNKIPVVTLDRAANGGEVVSHVASDNVLGGEMAGNFIVEKLGGKGKVVELEGIPGTTAARDRGTGFNKAVNGKLEVVAKQAADFDRTKGLNVMENILQAQPEIQAVFAHNDEMALGALKAIEASGRDIFVVGFDATDDAVAAVKEGKLAATVAQKPAEIGAIGVEVADKIVKKQAVEKNVPVELELVK